A stretch of Myxococcota bacterium DNA encodes these proteins:
- a CDS encoding Na+/H+ antiporter NhaA: protein MSDTPRRGFVNLLQEFSIPLLAGVAVAMIAANTAPDWYHHAVHWKPFGDLAIFNHVLDLHFIVNDIFMVFFFGIAAKEITEACLPGGDLNPPAKAMNPLIATLGGVFGPVGVFFLGLSLLFAAGVYETGVDDYATLARGWGVPTATDIALAWLVARAVFGTGHPAVNFLLLLAVADDAIGLVIIAIFYGDPNNPAAPEFLGLVLLGMAVAFVLRRMGVNNWIPYIAIAGPLSWSGLILAHLHPALALCFIVPFLPGPRRDLGMFTEEDEIDKMGEELAHDLHMDHSALHNFEHQLKLFVDFGLFFFAFSQAGVAFADIGPMTWLILGSLVVGKTIGITFFGWAGVMLGFPLPDRMGYRELIMAGYIAALGLTVALFVASAAFTDPVLLGQGKMGALFTGFVGITALAIGGVLLGPRENRK from the coding sequence ATGAGTGACACCCCGCGACGCGGTTTCGTCAACCTGCTGCAAGAATTCTCGATCCCGCTCCTGGCGGGTGTCGCCGTGGCGATGATCGCCGCGAATACGGCGCCGGACTGGTACCACCACGCGGTTCACTGGAAGCCCTTCGGCGACCTGGCGATCTTCAACCACGTTCTCGATCTGCATTTCATCGTGAACGACATCTTCATGGTGTTCTTCTTCGGTATCGCAGCGAAGGAAATCACCGAAGCGTGTCTACCCGGCGGTGACCTGAACCCACCGGCGAAGGCCATGAACCCGCTGATCGCCACCCTGGGCGGCGTCTTCGGGCCGGTGGGCGTGTTCTTCCTCGGGCTGTCCCTGCTCTTCGCGGCAGGCGTCTACGAGACGGGCGTCGACGACTACGCGACGCTGGCCCGGGGCTGGGGGGTTCCGACCGCAACCGATATCGCCCTCGCCTGGTTGGTGGCCCGCGCCGTCTTCGGCACCGGGCACCCCGCCGTGAACTTCCTGCTGCTCCTGGCGGTGGCCGACGACGCGATCGGCCTCGTGATCATCGCGATCTTCTACGGCGATCCGAACAACCCCGCAGCTCCCGAGTTCCTGGGCCTGGTGCTGCTCGGCATGGCCGTCGCCTTCGTGCTGCGGCGCATGGGCGTGAACAACTGGATCCCCTACATCGCGATCGCCGGACCGCTCTCGTGGTCCGGGTTGATCCTGGCCCATCTGCACCCGGCGCTCGCGCTCTGCTTCATCGTGCCCTTCCTGCCCGGACCGCGGCGCGACCTCGGCATGTTCACCGAGGAGGACGAGATCGACAAAATGGGCGAGGAGCTGGCCCACGATCTCCACATGGACCACTCGGCGCTCCACAACTTCGAGCACCAGCTCAAGCTGTTCGTCGACTTCGGGCTGTTCTTCTTCGCCTTCAGCCAGGCGGGGGTCGCGTTTGCCGACATCGGCCCGATGACCTGGTTGATCCTGGGATCGCTGGTGGTCGGCAAGACCATCGGCATCACCTTCTTCGGCTGGGCCGGCGTGATGCTGGGCTTCCCCTTGCCCGACCGGATGGGCTACCGCGAGCTGATCATGGCCGGCTACATCGCCGCGCTCGGGTTGACGGTCGCGCTCTTCGTGGCCTCGGCCGCCTTCACCGACCCGGTGCTGCTCGGCCAGGGGAAGATGGGCGCGCTCTTCACGGGCTTCGTGGGGATCACCGCCCTGGCGATCGGCGGGGTCCTGCTCGGGCCCCGCGAGAACCGGAAGTAG
- the pth gene encoding aminoacyl-tRNA hydrolase: protein MGAGHPPLAIVKGWFARWRERRRGPALPPPSKLVVGLGNPGSEYVDTRHNVGFRVLEHWSARAGWSAEETRFRSRYGAGWIQPPVDEGDSSAPLCAAALLPQTYMNRSGEAVVLALEALDIEDVSRDVLLVYDDVDLPLGRLRLRPRGGAGGHRGLVDIFDRLGRSDLPRLRFGVGRPPEGISTADHVLGSFTQPESAQLGHRLDVAAEALDVALHQGVTAAMNRFNREHKADEVA from the coding sequence GTGGGAGCGGGACATCCGCCCCTCGCGATCGTGAAGGGCTGGTTCGCGCGTTGGCGAGAGCGCAGGCGCGGGCCCGCGCTGCCGCCGCCGTCCAAACTCGTCGTCGGGCTCGGCAACCCAGGCTCCGAGTATGTCGACACGCGCCACAACGTCGGCTTCCGAGTCCTCGAGCACTGGTCCGCGCGGGCCGGCTGGTCTGCGGAGGAAACGCGATTCCGTTCTCGTTACGGCGCGGGCTGGATCCAGCCCCCCGTTGACGAAGGGGATTCGTCGGCACCCCTGTGTGCCGCGGCCCTGTTGCCCCAGACCTACATGAACCGGTCCGGTGAAGCGGTCGTCCTGGCGCTCGAAGCGCTCGACATCGAGGACGTCTCCAGAGACGTCCTGCTCGTCTACGACGACGTCGACCTGCCTCTGGGACGCCTGCGATTGCGGCCGCGCGGCGGAGCCGGCGGCCACCGCGGACTGGTGGACATCTTCGATCGCCTCGGTCGGAGCGATCTGCCGCGCCTGCGCTTCGGCGTCGGGCGTCCGCCGGAGGGAATCTCCACCGCCGATCACGTGCTCGGCTCTTTTACCCAGCCCGAATCGGCGCAGCTGGGTCATCGACTGGACGTCGCGGCGGAGGCGCTCGATGTCGCACTTCATCAGGGCGTCACCGCAGCGATGAATCGGTTCAATCGAGAGCACAAGGCGGACGAAGTTGCTTGA
- a CDS encoding 50S ribosomal protein L25 — MSDFQLAVESRTSTGKGYTRKLRASGRVPGVCYSPTQEATSIEFDPTVLETMLRKSAAGLNTLIDLSGGGLDGQVVLVKELQRDPVRGDLLHADLYAIDVNKAIQVSVRVQVTGTATGVALDGGILDMVLREIEVNCLPRAIPEELPVDVTELALGDSIHIRDIPLPEGIELVSDPDLTVVSVAAPAKAESEAAAEEIAEDEAGAEAAAPAEGGGEKSEGGDDS, encoded by the coding sequence GTGTCCGATTTTCAGCTCGCCGTCGAGTCTCGAACGAGTACCGGCAAGGGATACACGCGCAAGCTGCGCGCCAGCGGCCGGGTACCGGGCGTCTGCTACAGCCCCACCCAAGAAGCCACGTCGATCGAGTTCGATCCGACGGTGCTCGAGACCATGCTGCGCAAGAGCGCGGCCGGCCTGAACACCCTGATCGACCTCTCGGGGGGCGGCCTCGACGGACAGGTGGTGCTCGTGAAGGAGCTGCAGCGCGACCCGGTGCGCGGCGATCTGCTCCACGCCGACCTCTACGCGATCGACGTGAACAAAGCCATTCAGGTGTCGGTGCGGGTGCAGGTGACCGGCACGGCGACGGGCGTCGCGCTCGACGGCGGCATCCTCGACATGGTGCTCCGCGAGATCGAGGTGAACTGCTTGCCGCGGGCGATTCCGGAGGAGCTTCCGGTCGACGTCACCGAGCTCGCTCTCGGCGACTCCATCCACATCCGCGACATCCCGCTGCCCGAGGGCATCGAGCTCGTCTCGGACCCCGATCTCACCGTGGTCTCCGTGGCGGCGCCGGCAAAGGCCGAGTCCGAAGCGGCTGCGGAAGAAATCGCCGAGGACGAGGCGGGCGCCGAAGCGGCGGCGCCGGCCGAAGGCGGCGGAGAGAAGAGCGAAGGCGGCGACGACTCCTAG
- a CDS encoding ribose-phosphate pyrophosphokinase, producing the protein MNDLKLFTGNANPDLATAVARYLDIDLGKALVGTFSDGEVNVEIQENVRGCDCFVMQSTCAPANTHLMELLIMVDALSRSSARRITAVLPYYGYARQDRKVRPRLPISAKLVADLISTAGTHRLLCIDLHAGQIQGFFNIPVDNLFATPVLLEAIRDRYGDQPLTIISPDAGGVERARAYAKRLNANLAIIDKRREAANVSQVMNIIGDVEGRTCVIVDDIVDTAGTLTEAAGALKDAGAEMVSAAITHPVLSGPAISRIRDSSLTELVITDSVPLGAEAKDCEQIRVVSIAHLMSEAIRRINNEESVSSLFV; encoded by the coding sequence ATGAACGACCTCAAGCTCTTCACGGGCAACGCCAATCCGGATCTCGCCACGGCGGTGGCACGCTATCTCGACATCGACCTGGGGAAGGCGCTCGTCGGCACCTTCAGCGATGGCGAAGTCAACGTGGAGATCCAAGAGAACGTCCGCGGCTGCGACTGCTTCGTGATGCAGTCCACCTGCGCGCCAGCGAATACGCACCTGATGGAGCTGCTCATCATGGTCGACGCGCTGAGCCGCTCCTCGGCCCGGCGCATCACGGCGGTGCTCCCCTACTACGGTTACGCGCGTCAGGATCGGAAGGTGCGCCCGCGCCTGCCGATCTCCGCGAAGCTGGTCGCCGACCTGATCAGTACGGCCGGTACCCACCGGCTGCTCTGCATCGACCTCCACGCTGGACAGATCCAGGGCTTCTTCAACATCCCGGTGGACAACCTGTTCGCGACGCCGGTGCTGCTCGAGGCGATCCGCGATCGCTACGGGGACCAGCCGCTGACCATCATCTCGCCCGACGCGGGCGGTGTGGAGCGCGCCCGCGCCTACGCGAAGCGACTGAACGCCAATCTGGCGATCATCGACAAGCGGCGCGAAGCCGCCAACGTGTCGCAGGTCATGAACATCATCGGCGACGTCGAGGGACGGACCTGCGTCATCGTCGACGACATCGTCGACACCGCCGGCACGCTCACCGAAGCCGCCGGTGCCCTGAAAGACGCCGGCGCCGAGATGGTGTCAGCGGCGATCACGCACCCGGTGCTCTCGGGTCCGGCCATCAGCCGGATTCGCGATTCTTCGCTCACCGAGCTCGTGATCACCGACTCCGTGCCGCTCGGCGCGGAAGCGAAGGACTGCGAGCAGATCCGCGTCGTCAGCATCGCGCACCTCATGTCGGAAGCCATCCGACGCATCAACAACGAGGAGAGCGTCAGCTCTCTGTTCGTCTGA
- a CDS encoding 4-(cytidine 5'-diphospho)-2-C-methyl-D-erythritol kinase, with protein sequence MSPSFHLDAPAKINLGLRIVATRDDGYHELESLFVPLDLADGIALQVEPAARVEVSLRVVGEADGTPVGGDNLAARAARSFLERAQIDAHVEIGLTKHIPVAAGLGGGSSDAATVLRGLRRAYPDALEPAVLESLALSLGADVPYFLRPEPAWVSGIGEVREPVGDLPPLGLLLANPGEALATAEVYRAYDALEKPGACPPRPADLAQTVGDAGALQALLHNDLEAPAVRLCPPIGRLRSELEALEPRAVGMSGSGATLFAIFRDRSAAAAAAERLEGPEQGWQRVAATRD encoded by the coding sequence GTGTCCCCTTCCTTTCATCTCGACGCACCGGCGAAGATCAATCTCGGGCTGCGGATCGTCGCGACGCGCGACGACGGCTATCACGAACTCGAGAGCCTGTTCGTGCCGCTCGATCTCGCCGACGGCATCGCACTCCAGGTCGAGCCCGCCGCACGCGTCGAGGTCTCGTTGCGGGTCGTGGGAGAAGCCGACGGGACGCCCGTCGGCGGAGACAACCTGGCGGCCCGCGCCGCGCGCTCTTTTCTCGAGCGGGCGCAGATCGACGCCCACGTCGAGATCGGTCTGACGAAGCACATCCCCGTGGCAGCCGGTCTCGGCGGCGGCTCCAGCGACGCGGCGACGGTGTTGCGCGGCCTGCGGCGCGCCTACCCGGACGCGCTGGAACCCGCGGTCCTCGAGAGCCTGGCCCTCTCACTGGGTGCAGACGTGCCCTACTTCCTGCGCCCGGAACCCGCCTGGGTCTCGGGGATCGGCGAGGTGCGGGAACCTGTGGGGGATCTCCCACCGCTGGGTCTGCTGCTCGCCAACCCGGGCGAGGCTCTGGCCACCGCCGAGGTCTATCGCGCCTACGACGCGCTCGAGAAGCCCGGCGCGTGCCCACCGCGGCCCGCCGACCTCGCCCAGACCGTCGGGGACGCTGGGGCGCTCCAGGCGCTGCTCCACAATGATCTCGAGGCGCCGGCCGTTCGGCTGTGCCCCCCGATCGGGCGCCTGCGCTCCGAGCTCGAGGCGCTCGAGCCGCGCGCGGTCGGGATGTCGGGCAGCGGCGCGACGCTGTTCGCCATCTTCCGCGATCGCAGCGCGGCCGCGGCCGCCGCGGAGCGCCTCGAAGGGCCCGAGCAGGGCTGGCAGCGGGTCGCGGCAACCCGGGATTGA
- a CDS encoding DUF1844 domain-containing protein, which translates to MSDSDPNKAGFTVQDAGEEGELPKIDFSTFVLSLATSAMVHLGQAPNPDGSEPPPPNLPLAQHTIDTLEMMQAKTQGNLSDEEAKLLQSVLYELRMGFVRAKG; encoded by the coding sequence ATGAGCGATTCGGATCCGAACAAGGCCGGCTTCACCGTGCAGGACGCCGGCGAAGAGGGCGAGCTGCCGAAGATCGACTTCTCGACCTTCGTGCTGTCGCTGGCCACCTCGGCCATGGTCCATCTGGGCCAGGCACCGAATCCCGACGGCAGCGAGCCTCCGCCGCCGAACCTCCCCTTGGCCCAGCACACCATCGACACCCTCGAGATGATGCAGGCGAAGACCCAGGGGAACCTCTCGGACGAAGAGGCGAAGCTGCTGCAGAGCGTCTTGTACGAGCTGCGCATGGGCTTCGTGCGCGCGAAGGGCTGA
- a CDS encoding CDP-alcohol phosphatidyltransferase family protein produces MIKSTVGQNLDALIHRLFPFLFWGRLDPNTLTVTGALVSTGAAAALAMGSLVLGGILILVGGFFDLTDGVVARHRGISTRFGGFLDSTLDRWVDMVLMAGASVHFAREDALIHVAGCGLAMAAMVLVSYSKARAELELPSFEIGWMERGERIGLLAAGAILGFLPWAVWAIALGSLVTAWQRIDHARREMAKLDVEASGAPAQPAASETAVGVDQEPAT; encoded by the coding sequence TTGATCAAATCGACGGTCGGACAGAACCTCGATGCGCTGATCCACCGGCTGTTTCCCTTTCTCTTCTGGGGACGGCTCGATCCGAACACGCTGACGGTCACCGGTGCGCTCGTGTCGACGGGCGCCGCCGCGGCGCTCGCGATGGGATCGCTCGTGCTGGGGGGGATCCTGATCCTCGTTGGCGGCTTCTTCGACCTCACCGACGGCGTGGTCGCGAGACACCGGGGCATCTCCACGCGCTTCGGCGGGTTCCTCGATTCCACCCTCGATCGCTGGGTCGACATGGTGCTGATGGCGGGCGCCAGCGTGCACTTCGCGCGCGAGGATGCGCTCATACACGTGGCCGGCTGCGGACTCGCCATGGCGGCGATGGTGTTGGTCTCGTACTCGAAGGCCCGGGCCGAGCTCGAGCTGCCCAGTTTCGAGATCGGCTGGATGGAGCGCGGTGAGCGCATCGGCCTGCTGGCCGCCGGCGCCATCCTCGGTTTCCTACCCTGGGCGGTCTGGGCCATCGCGCTCGGGAGCCTGGTGACCGCCTGGCAGCGGATCGACCACGCCCGACGCGAGATGGCGAAACTCGACGTCGAGGCGTCCGGAGCCCCGGCGCAACCCGCGGCTTCCGAGACCGCCGTGGGCGTCGACCAGGAGCCCGCGACATGA
- the bamD gene encoding outer membrane protein assembly factor BamD, which translates to MRTVRIAVATLVCCALAGCQTDDALFEEVPPAEELWAQGEEELEGFSVLGFFDYVDYQAAIDTFQSIVDNYPSSTYAVQAELKIADAYFADDKFEEALSYYRDFGDLHPDHPQVPYTIWRSALCHERRRLEPSRDQGATRDALVFLDRLLMQYPFSEYAVEAEVLWRELQTVLAENVEVIADFYFERGEYEASAERYRALLNEYPGLGLDPRVLYKLGACYAELRRVDEADRIFRTVVTHYGESEYAFLARERLATNLP; encoded by the coding sequence TTGCGCACGGTTCGAATCGCAGTCGCGACGCTCGTCTGCTGTGCGCTGGCGGGCTGCCAGACCGACGACGCGCTCTTCGAGGAGGTCCCGCCGGCCGAGGAACTCTGGGCCCAGGGCGAGGAGGAGCTCGAGGGCTTCTCCGTCCTCGGATTCTTCGACTACGTCGACTATCAGGCCGCCATCGACACCTTCCAGTCGATCGTCGACAACTACCCGTCGAGCACCTACGCCGTGCAGGCGGAGCTGAAGATCGCCGACGCCTACTTCGCGGACGACAAGTTCGAAGAGGCCCTTTCCTACTACCGGGACTTCGGTGACTTGCACCCGGACCACCCCCAGGTGCCGTACACGATCTGGCGGTCGGCGCTCTGCCACGAGCGGCGGCGCCTGGAGCCGAGTCGCGATCAGGGTGCCACGCGCGATGCGCTCGTGTTCCTCGACCGACTTCTGATGCAGTACCCGTTCTCCGAGTACGCGGTCGAAGCGGAGGTGCTCTGGCGCGAGCTGCAGACCGTGCTGGCGGAGAACGTCGAGGTGATCGCCGACTTCTACTTCGAGCGAGGCGAGTACGAGGCGTCCGCCGAGCGCTACCGCGCGCTGCTGAACGAGTACCCCGGGCTCGGCCTCGACCCGCGGGTGCTCTACAAGCTCGGCGCCTGCTACGCCGAGTTGCGACGCGTCGACGAAGCCGATCGGATCTTTCGCACCGTCGTCACCCACTACGGCGAGAGCGAGTACGCGTTCCTGGCACGGGAACGCTTGGCGACCAACCTACCGTGA
- a CDS encoding tetratricopeptide repeat protein — protein MKRVDDSHDAPPAAVTPALTPSERHDYEIGRRRYERGDWDGALESLRRFLETRQEFADVHYMVGTLLEHEDDLGGAADSLREALRLNPVYTEAMVALASIYERSGEFARSRALAERVAELALPSAGALDATTRGKLSNLEAELGDAYRDAGQKKDAIEAYRKALDRCPTFHDIRYRLGITLREAGFPDRALAEFARVRRGNPGFLDAIVQTGVTLYTLGRTDEAIREWRGVLERDAERADARMYLRMVARDRPTEGS, from the coding sequence ATGAAACGGGTCGACGACTCCCACGACGCTCCCCCCGCCGCCGTGACGCCGGCGCTGACTCCCTCGGAACGGCACGACTACGAGATCGGCCGAAGACGCTACGAGCGCGGGGACTGGGACGGGGCGTTGGAGTCGCTGCGTCGCTTCCTCGAGACGCGTCAGGAGTTCGCGGACGTCCACTACATGGTCGGCACCCTGCTCGAGCACGAAGACGATCTGGGTGGTGCCGCGGACAGCTTGCGCGAGGCATTGCGCTTGAACCCGGTGTACACCGAGGCGATGGTCGCGCTCGCCAGCATCTACGAGCGCAGCGGCGAGTTCGCACGCTCGCGTGCGCTCGCCGAGCGGGTCGCTGAGCTCGCCCTGCCTTCGGCCGGGGCCCTCGATGCGACGACCCGCGGCAAACTCTCGAACCTCGAGGCGGAGCTCGGTGACGCCTATCGCGACGCCGGCCAGAAGAAGGATGCCATCGAGGCCTACCGTAAGGCCCTCGATCGCTGCCCGACCTTCCACGACATCCGCTACCGGCTCGGCATCACCCTGCGCGAGGCCGGCTTTCCGGATCGCGCGCTCGCCGAGTTCGCTCGGGTGCGCCGCGGCAACCCGGGCTTCCTCGACGCGATCGTGCAGACCGGCGTGACGCTCTACACGCTCGGGCGTACCGACGAGGCGATCCGCGAATGGCGGGGCGTCCTCGAGCGCGACGCCGAGCGCGCCGACGCGCGGATGTACCTCCGCATGGTGGCGCGCGATCGCCCAACGGAGGGCTCCTGA
- a CDS encoding CBS domain-containing protein, producing the protein MHTLRHVIHRLNLIHATPEMSVLDVATVMSEGRVGAIAVLDHGHLVGIFTERDLMTRVVVAGRDPATTCVEDVMTHEVVTAGLDDTVERSIDKMRSNGCRHLPVIHTGRVVTMLSMRHLLRDEVEEQVEEIRTLRATLTHTMPS; encoded by the coding sequence ATGCACACCCTCCGTCACGTGATCCACCGGCTCAACCTGATTCACGCCACACCAGAGATGAGTGTCCTCGATGTGGCGACGGTCATGAGCGAGGGGCGCGTCGGCGCGATCGCGGTCCTCGATCATGGCCATCTGGTCGGCATCTTCACCGAGCGCGACCTGATGACGCGGGTCGTCGTCGCGGGGCGCGATCCTGCGACCACGTGCGTCGAAGACGTCATGACCCACGAGGTGGTGACGGCCGGCTTGGACGACACCGTCGAGCGCAGCATCGACAAGATGCGCTCCAACGGCTGCCGACACCTCCCGGTGATTCACACCGGACGCGTGGTGACCATGCTCTCGATGCGTCACCTGCTGCGGGACGAGGTGGAGGAGCAGGTCGAGGAGATCCGCACGCTGCGGGCGACGCTGACCCACACGATGCCGAGCTAG
- a CDS encoding Spy/CpxP family protein refolding chaperone has protein sequence MGDVGRNTRLALLGGVLAICLAFAIPAAGQPGGGPGPPGGGFDRPHGPPPHAGGPPPHGGPPGKRRGPPPLERVLERHSDRLALDAETRDAIDAIALESRDQRAALQTELKSLHDGMRGLLSTARPDEAAVMQQAEKIGAAETELEKSRLRSMLRIRALLTREQLDELVEIHKERREKKRERRGFGPR, from the coding sequence ATGGGTGACGTCGGACGAAACACCCGCCTCGCCCTCCTCGGAGGGGTGCTGGCGATCTGCCTCGCGTTCGCGATTCCCGCGGCCGGCCAGCCGGGAGGTGGACCTGGACCGCCCGGCGGCGGGTTCGACCGACCGCACGGACCGCCGCCCCATGCCGGAGGCCCACCGCCGCATGGCGGGCCGCCGGGCAAGCGCAGGGGGCCGCCGCCTCTGGAGCGCGTGCTCGAGCGCCACTCGGATCGTCTCGCACTCGACGCCGAGACCCGGGACGCCATCGACGCAATCGCCCTCGAGAGTCGAGACCAACGCGCGGCGCTGCAGACGGAACTGAAGAGTCTGCACGACGGGATGCGCGGCCTGCTGTCGACTGCGCGTCCCGACGAAGCGGCGGTCATGCAGCAGGCCGAGAAGATCGGCGCCGCGGAGACCGAGCTCGAGAAGAGTCGCCTGCGCAGCATGCTGCGCATCCGAGCGCTGCTCACGCGCGAACAGCTCGACGAACTCGTCGAGATCCACAAAGAACGGCGCGAGAAGAAGCGAGAGCGGCGCGGCTTCGGGCCGCGCTGA
- a CDS encoding RNA polymerase sigma factor: MSHATAHTWGERVTTLDLDQERRFAAFVSDHRDRAVGMAYRLVGGDAAVAEDVAQEAFARAYRGLARFRGDAQLSTWFYRILVNEANRHHRFAWVRRRSPEEFPETEDTRTPPPGDPALRARVVEALSRLSRGQRECFVLIHLEGFTVAETAEITGRATGTIKSHLHRALKSLREQLADLDPSPERAE; encoded by the coding sequence ATGTCCCACGCCACCGCCCACACCTGGGGAGAACGGGTGACGACGCTGGATCTCGACCAGGAGCGTCGCTTCGCCGCTTTCGTGTCCGACCACCGCGACCGCGCGGTGGGCATGGCCTATCGACTGGTCGGGGGCGACGCCGCCGTCGCCGAGGACGTCGCGCAAGAAGCGTTCGCGAGAGCGTATCGGGGGTTGGCGCGCTTTCGCGGCGACGCCCAGCTCTCGACCTGGTTCTATCGGATCCTCGTCAACGAAGCGAACCGGCATCACCGCTTCGCGTGGGTACGCCGTCGCTCCCCCGAAGAGTTCCCGGAAACCGAGGACACCCGCACCCCGCCGCCCGGCGACCCTGCGCTCCGTGCGCGCGTCGTGGAGGCGCTGTCGCGCCTGTCCCGGGGACAGCGCGAGTGCTTCGTACTGATCCACCTCGAGGGATTCACCGTCGCGGAGACCGCCGAGATCACGGGACGCGCGACGGGTACCATCAAGTCCCACCTCCACCGCGCGCTGAAGAGCCTGCGGGAACAGCTCGCGGACCTCGACCCGAGCCCGGAGCGCGCCGAATGA
- a CDS encoding periplasmic heavy metal sensor — translation MRTLIPRSRWGRLAAAAAITTSLVLGGSALARPDGSGKRAGLEKLERKLERLDLDAETRDAAFAVLDRARADRRAFAPELREARDTMRELMSQTEVEEPAVMAQVEAVHALELERHKARLRTMLELRELLTTEQWQELRPQRRGNRGRSD, via the coding sequence ATGCGAACTCTCATCCCGCGTAGCCGCTGGGGCCGCCTCGCAGCGGCCGCCGCCATCACGACCAGCCTCGTCCTCGGAGGCTCCGCCCTCGCCCGTCCGGATGGATCCGGCAAACGGGCAGGCCTCGAAAAGCTGGAGCGCAAGCTCGAACGCCTGGACCTGGACGCCGAGACCCGCGACGCCGCCTTCGCCGTGCTCGACCGCGCCCGCGCCGATCGGCGTGCCTTCGCGCCCGAGCTGCGGGAGGCACGCGACACCATGCGCGAGCTGATGTCGCAGACCGAAGTCGAGGAGCCGGCGGTGATGGCCCAGGTCGAGGCGGTGCACGCCCTCGAGCTCGAACGCCACAAGGCCCGGCTTCGCACCATGCTCGAACTGCGCGAACTGCTGACCACCGAACAGTGGCAGGAACTCCGCCCGCAGCGCCGCGGCAACCGCGGGCGCAGCGACTGA